One window of Saimiri boliviensis isolate mSaiBol1 chromosome 4, mSaiBol1.pri, whole genome shotgun sequence genomic DNA carries:
- the LY6G6D gene encoding lymphocyte antigen 6 complex locus protein G6d isoform X1 — MNPQFVGILLSSLLGAALGNRMRCQDCGGSSSSSCKEAVTTCGEDRAQPGLEQLKLPGNRRCFLRGQKIPLGSLKSYLLCPRRQVLKPGVQHLSLILSLSLSDLDSSTSSLRGSPSLQSSGNRASGRHDLSSPQGLLPWRHVQQRRVKPCGPCMHFGCSSYRPGLALARTVERVVGVGRGREGSKGARVV; from the exons ATGAACCCCCAGTTTGTTGGGATCTTGCTCAGCTCCCTGCTGGGGGCTGCCTTGG GAAACCGAATGCGGTGCCAGGACTGCGGTGGAAGCTCCAGCAGCTCTTGTAAAGAGGCCGTGACGACCTGTGGTGAGGACAGAGCGCAGCCAGGCCTGGAACAGCTCAAGCTACCTGGAAACC GGAGGTGTTTTTTGAGGGGGCAGAAAATCCCTTTGGGCTCCTTGAAATCATATCTGCTCTGCCCCCGAAGGCAAGTCCTGAAGCCAGGAGTCCAACACCTcagtctcattctttctctcagcCTCAGTGACCTTGATTCATCAACATCCAGCCTGCGTGGCAGCCCATCATTGCAATCAAGTGGAAACAGAGCCAGTGGGAGACATGACTTATCCAGCCCACAGGGACTGCTACCTTGGAGACATGTGCAACAGCGCCGTGTCAAGCCATGTGGCCCCTGCATGCATTTTGGCTGCAGCAGCTACCGCCCTGGGCTGGCTCTTGCCAGGACTGTGGAGAGGGTAGTGGGAGTAGGGAGGGGTAGAGAAGGGAGCAAGGGAGCAAGGGTCGTCTGA
- the LY6G6D gene encoding lymphocyte antigen 6 complex locus protein G6d isoform X2: protein MNPQFVGILLSSLLGAALGNRMRCQDCGGSSSSSCKEAVTTCGEDRAQPGLEQLKLPGNPSVTLIHQHPACVAAHHCNQVETEPVGDMTYPAHRDCYLGDMCNSAVSSHVAPACILAAAATALGWLLPGLWRG from the exons ATGAACCCCCAGTTTGTTGGGATCTTGCTCAGCTCCCTGCTGGGGGCTGCCTTGG GAAACCGAATGCGGTGCCAGGACTGCGGTGGAAGCTCCAGCAGCTCTTGTAAAGAGGCCGTGACGACCTGTGGTGAGGACAGAGCGCAGCCAGGCCTGGAACAGCTCAAGCTACCTGGAAACC cCTCAGTGACCTTGATTCATCAACATCCAGCCTGCGTGGCAGCCCATCATTGCAATCAAGTGGAAACAGAGCCAGTGGGAGACATGACTTATCCAGCCCACAGGGACTGCTACCTTGGAGACATGTGCAACAGCGCCGTGTCAAGCCATGTGGCCCCTGCATGCATTTTGGCTGCAGCAGCTACCGCCCTGGGCTGGCTCTTGCCAGGACTGTGGAGAGGGTAG